From Vanrija pseudolonga chromosome 1, complete sequence, a single genomic window includes:
- the tbl1xr1-b gene encoding F-box-like/WD repeat-containing protein TBL1XR1-B, producing MQSSSAAISQVDDGGSSRIKLCSEEVNILIYLYLLESNFTHTAFTLLSESALPSTSLFQTFNPSYPTSSARKDSSTRTNGTTKPATPTSDAFGSSAGKIPRGELIRKLWKALRWEEIERHAAGDLENGSLACRSPFHLLIPHTCSAEEAADGIDTATSPPPSKRPEAFPQPTVSAKVATSGDVDRQTLPVESQGSSPLAIGKGKRKGIAESPPPVPNDINRDDSVGEEQESAPVRSVPNQETSLPRDSDSGPAVKRQREDDDKTPDTTTRPRAPSSRSKSQNSSSKAAPVKSIRGFPATESGGGCWMEHRDAVTCLAWNPKDKDSLVTGSSDGSAKLWDFFETEASSGHALQLSKKPVSISHKSIDSGKKAVTALGWHPDGTVFATASDGVGRLFTPSGQLQGILTYGRGTINSLKFNPSGNSLLAAKDDFTVCLFVLDFDLKSPKQLSFEAHSKEVNDVDWLDDDVFASGGNDHHIFIFRANDRRPRFTLKGHTDDVTRVKWSPPQSGGTERARLLASVSDDGTIMVWKLPHYPADRGTVSRSLSPSKQPKDRESDDDFLVVAPGSEYCINRLAVVSGGTENKRMSTLEWSPASRDGRMIVAAGGQDSTVKLFDAVSGECLQVLAGLESGTGSIAFSPLGFGRPLGVVAGGGWNGKLVVWDVETGDVLKECEIEEEPDRQSARDKPMMTAMAWRNDGQQLALGLHNKTLLSLYVGSLL from the exons ATGCAGTCTTCCTCGGCAGCCATTTCCCAGGTGGATGATGGTGGCTCGAGTCGAATCAAGCTCTGTAGTGAGGAAGTCAACATCCTCATCTACCTT TATCTGCTGGAATCCAACTTCACCCACACCGCCTTCACCCTCCTATCAGAGTCTGCACTTCCATCCACATCCCTGTTTCAGACATTCAATCCGTCGTACCCGACATCATCTGCACGCAAGGATTCATCTACGCGAACAAATGGGACAACCAAACCCGCAACTCCAACCAGTGATGCGTTTGGCTCCTCTGCTGGCAAGATTCCACGGGGAGAACTGATTCGCAAGCTTTGGAAGGCCCTACGATGGGAAGAAATCGAGAGGCATGCGGCTGGTGATCTG GAAAATGGATCGCTCGCATGTCGGTCTCCCTTCCATCTGCTGATACCCCATACTTGTTCTGCAGAGGAAGCGGCGGACGGCATTGATACCGCAAcctcaccgccgccttcCAAACGACCGGAGGCGTTCCCTCAGCCGACAGTATCTGCCAAGGTCGCTACTTCAGGCGACGTGGATCGACAGACTCTCCCCGTTGAATCCCAGGGCTCATCTCCGCTTGCCATCGGCAAGGGAAAGCGCAAGGGCATAGCGGAGTCGCCACCTCCGGTGCCAAACGACATCAACAGAGACGACTCGGTTGGCGAAGAACAGGAGAGCGCCCCTGTGCGATCAGTGCCCAACCAGGAGACCTCACTCCCCCGCGATAGCGATAGCGGCCCCGCCGTCAAACGTCAACGTGAAGATGACGACAAGACCCCGGACACGACGACTCGTCCAAGGGCGCCTTCGTCGCGCTCGAAAAGCCAAAATTCTAGTTCGAAGGCGGCCCCTGTCAAGTCCATTAGAGGGTTCCCAGCCACCGAGTCTGGAGGCGGCTGCTGGATGGAGCATCGAGATGCA GTGACTTGCCTCGCATGGAACCCAAAAGATAAGGACTCGCTGGTAACTGGAAGCAGCGACGGGAGCGCGAAGCTCTGGGACTTCTTCGAAACAGAGGCTTCATCAGGTCACGCCCTGCAGCTCAGCAAGAAGCCCGTTTCTATCAGCCACAAGTCTATTGACAGTGGGAAGAAGGCTGTAACTGCGTTGGGCTGGCATCCAGATGGAACTGTCTTCGCTACAG CGTCGGATGGTGTCGGTCGACTGTTCACTCCTTCTGGCCAGCTTCAAGGCATATTGACGTATGGCAGAGGAACCATCAATTCCCTCAAGTTCAATCCGTCTGGCAACTCGCTTCTTGCGGCGAAGGATGATTTCACCGTCTGTCTGTTCGTCCTCGATTTTGATTTGAAGTCTCCGAAGCAGCTTAGCTTTGAGGCGCACTCGAAAGAGGTGAACGACGTCGAttggctcgacgacgacgtcttTGCCTCTGGCGGCAACGACCACCATATCTTCATCTTCCGTGCGAACGATCGGCGACCTCGTTTCACTCTGAAAGGCCATACAGATGACGTTACAAGGGTCAAGTGGTCGCCACCGCAATCTGGAGGGACCGAACGCGCCCGACTCCTCGCGTCTGTGTCCGACGATGGAACCATCATGGTATGGAAACTGCCTCACTACCCGGCAGATCGCGGGACCGTCAGCCGGTCACTATCACCCAGCAAGCAGCCAAAAGACCGAGAGAGTGACGACGACTTTCTCGTCGTTGCGCCCGGGTCAGAGTACTGTATCAATCGCTTGGCAGTCGTTAGTGGGGGCACGGAAAACAAGAGGATGAGCACGCTCGAGTGGTCCCCTGCTAGCCGGGACGGGAGGATGATTGTTGCAGC TGGCGGTCAGGACTCTACTGTCAAGCTGTTCGACGCCGTGTCCGGCGAATGCTTGCAAGTGCTCGCCGGATTGGAGTCGGGCACCGGCTCCATTGCCTTCTCCCCCCTAGGGTTCGGCCGCCCGCTGGGCGTTGTtgctggtggtggatggAATGGGAAGCTGGTGGTATGGGatgtcgag ACTGGTGATGTTCTGAAGGAGTGCGAAATAGAGGAGGAACCAGATAGGCAATCGGCGCGCGACAAACCGATGATG ACCGCAATGGCTTGGCGGAACGATGGCCAgcagctggcgctcggccttcATAACAAGACACTGCTGTCGTTGTACGTTGGCAGTCTACTATGA
- the EEF1AKMT4_1 gene encoding EEF1A lysine methyltransferase 4, whose amino-acid sequence MTVDYSSKVYWEDRLSRESAADGFEWLVPSDVLIPVVHAALPDARGTRPLNLLHFGCGTSSLGIDVQHHLGGGVRVVDSDYASSALRDTQLDQVPLMEMDMLSLPSLLKHMPPDGWDVLLDKSTADAISCGPAIPATDTALDRRVDAIEHLCHNAARVTRVGGRWICASYSSSRFDFLRSSPERPDRPTTYGWRIIDKVALVRHATKTSADQQVVYHPETGIWAWVLERE is encoded by the coding sequence ATGACAGTCGACTACTCCTCCAAAGTCTACTGGGAGGACAGACTTTCCAGAGAGTCGGCGGCCGATGGCTTCGAATGGCTCGTTCCGTCTGACGTCCTCATCCCCGTCGTTCACGCGGCACTACCGGATGCACGTGGAACCCGGCCGCTCAATCTGCTCCACTTTGGCTGCGGTACTTCGTCACTCGGGATTGATGTCCAGCACCATCTCGGCGGTGGCGTTCGGGTTGTGGACTCGGATTATGCCAGTTCGGCTCTGCGAGACACGCAGCTCGACCAGGTACCACTGATGGAGATGGACATGCTCTCGCTTCCATCTCTTCTCAAGCATATGCCCCCCGACGGTTGGGATGTCCTACTTGACAAGTCAACCGCCGATGCAATCTCTTGTGGACCAGCAATCCCGGCCACCGACACCGCCTTGGATCGCCGAGTGGACGCCATTGAACATCTGTGCCACAACGCGGCCCGTGTCACACGAGTGGGCGGTCGTTGGATCTGTGCGTCCTACTCGTCCTCTCGATTCGACTTTCTGAGGTCGTCCCCGGAACGACCAGACCGACCGACTACGTACGGATGGCGCATAATCGACAAGGTAGCCCTCGTCCGCCATGCAACCAAAACGTCCGCCGACCAGCAAGTCGTCTACCACCCGGAAACAGGCATATGGGCATGGGTGTTGGAGAGAGAGTAA
- the RBL19 gene encoding Rhomboid-like protein 19 gives MPTISFLPFLQTVPWGTRTLASLLIFFSISHYVLSAVVRSRSDVLPTYGHELPWLVFLPETSWKYPWTLLTAGFVELNPIELLVALVTIPFACRYLERLWGMRELLRFSFLVIIISNIIAFGFTWIMYFVLGADAAFAGLPYHGLSGLQAGLLVAFTQIIPEHQIQLFGVLKARVKTIPGLYLLLSNVLVIVLGPSPYILIQFGFFVAWIYLRFFKLSENGEYRGDRSETFAFQYWFPPPVRPYVAILCGHVFRLAVRLHVIQSWDDTHTGGYSVLPGPGGARAEAERRRAVALRALDARLASSSPVPTAAPSSDAAKTAGPVPVAEPSVQTQQA, from the exons ATGCCGACCATTTCCTTTCTCCCCTTTCTCCAGACAGTCCCATGGGGCACACGGACGCTAGCTTCGCTCCTCATCTTCTTCTCAATATCCCACTATGTCTTGTCGGCCGTCGTTCGCTCCCGATCAGACGTTCTCCCCACATATGGCCACGAGCTTCCATGGCTAGTGTTTCTCCCAGAGACGAGCTGGAAGTATCCGTGGACTCTGTTAACCGCGGGTTTTGTGGAACTGAACCCCATCGAG CTCCTCGTGGCACTCGTCACCATTCCCTTTGCTTGCCGATACCTTGAGCGACTGTGGGGCATGCGAGAGCTCCTGAGGTTCTCCTTTCTGGTCATCATCATTTCAAACATCATTGCGTTCGGCTTCACCTGGATCATGTACTTCGTTCTGGGAGCGGATGCCGCATT TGCAGGACTTCCATACCATGGTCTATCCGGCCTGCAAGCAGGCTTACTAGTCGCTTTCACCCAGATTATCCCAGAACATCAAATCCAGCTGTTTGGTGTACTCAAGGCTCGGGTGAAG ACCATTCCTGGGTTGTACCTTCTCCTCTCTAACGTTCTGGTCATCGTCCTTGGTCCCTCGCCTTACATCCTGATCCAATTCGGCTTCTTTGTTGCGTGGATCTATCTTCGTTTCTTCAAGCTCTCAGAGAATGGCGAGTACCGCGGCGATCGCAGTGAAACGTTTGCTTTCCAGTACTGGTTCCCGCCACCTGTCCG GCCGTACGTCGCGATCCTTTGCGGCCATGTTTTCCGACTCGCAGTGCGCTTGCATGTCATCCAGTCATGGGATGATACCCACACGGGCGGCTACAGCGTCCTCCCTGGTCCTGGCGGCGCTAGAGCCGAGGCAGAGCGCCGAAG AGCGGTGGCTCTTCGGGCGCTCGACGCTCGgctggcctcgtcgtcgcctgtACCAACGGCAGCACCATCAAGCGATGCCGCCAAGACGGCAGGACCAGTTCCAGTGGCTGAACCTTCAGTCCAAACTCAACAGGCTTG